Proteins found in one Acinetobacter sp. XH1741 genomic segment:
- a CDS encoding M23 family metallopeptidase — protein MHTRRILLAFSLAASAASVAFADYQNINQSTDSDRLEQLSKTLSQGSYTHPDDLDLPASAKVSVTLRPKTVELNNDSLAKKYGHTTAKSSFNASSSNPYSWLVSHPLPDSVRVSSNFGGRTMSGRAEHHGGLDMSAPSGTPIYATGPGIVTKSGWGTGYGQYVEINHGNGYLTRYAHASRLMVRVGDQVSAGDHIANVGCTGRCTGPHLHYEVVKDGQRKNPSTYLAMLP, from the coding sequence ATGCACACGCGTCGTATTTTATTAGCGTTTTCACTTGCCGCTTCGGCAGCATCAGTTGCTTTTGCAGATTATCAAAATATTAACCAATCTACTGACTCAGATCGATTGGAACAGTTATCAAAAACATTATCTCAAGGTTCATATACTCATCCTGATGATTTAGATCTTCCGGCGAGTGCTAAAGTTTCAGTCACTTTACGCCCAAAAACAGTTGAGCTCAACAACGACTCACTGGCAAAAAAATATGGTCATACGACTGCTAAAAGCTCTTTCAATGCCTCTTCTTCAAATCCTTATTCTTGGTTAGTGTCTCATCCTCTACCTGATAGTGTACGTGTTTCTTCTAACTTTGGTGGTCGCACTATGAGTGGTCGTGCAGAACATCATGGTGGTTTAGATATGTCAGCGCCAAGTGGCACACCTATCTATGCAACAGGTCCTGGTATTGTAACTAAATCGGGCTGGGGTACAGGTTATGGTCAATATGTTGAAATTAACCATGGTAATGGTTATTTAACGCGTTATGCACATGCTTCACGTCTAATGGTTCGTGTGGGTGATCAGGTTTCTGCTGGCGACCATATTGCGAACGTGGGTTGTACAGGTCGCTGTACTGGGCCACATTTACATTACGAAGTAGTTAAAGATGGTCAACGTAAGAATCCATCAACTTACTTAGCAATGTTGCCTTAA
- a CDS encoding DUF1737 domain-containing protein: protein MKLYRYLTGPDDSAFCARVTKALNHGWELYEAPTMTFNGTQVIVGQAICKTIDENYDPEMDILDVLKNNA, encoded by the coding sequence ATGAAACTTTATCGCTATTTAACAGGCCCAGATGACTCAGCCTTTTGTGCGCGAGTCACTAAAGCACTAAATCATGGTTGGGAGTTATATGAAGCACCAACCATGACTTTTAATGGCACTCAAGTGATTGTGGGTCAAGCCATTTGCAAAACAATTGATGAAAACTATGATCCAGAAATGGACATTTTAGATGTGCTCAAAAACAATGCTTAA
- the lpxC gene encoding UDP-3-O-acyl-N-acetylglucosamine deacetylase — MVKQRTLSRVVKASGIGLHSGQKVMINFIPHTVDGGIVFRRIDLDPPVDIAADALLIQEAFMCSNLVTGDIKVGTIEHVMSAIAGLGIDNLIVEVSASEVPIMDGSAGPFIYLLMQGGLREQDAPKKFIRILKPVAALIDDKKAIFSPHNGFQLNFTIDFDHPAFAKEYQSATIDFSTETFVYEVSEARTFGFMKDLDYLKANNLALGASLDNAIGVDDTGVVNEEGLRFADEFVRHKILDAVGDLYLLGHQIIAKFDGYKSGHALNNQLLRNVQSDPSNYEIVTFDDEMDCPIPYVSVT, encoded by the coding sequence ATGGTGAAACAACGTACTCTCAGTCGTGTGGTAAAAGCGAGTGGAATAGGTCTTCATAGCGGTCAAAAAGTGATGATCAATTTCATTCCACATACCGTGGATGGAGGTATTGTATTTCGCCGTATCGATTTGGATCCACCGGTCGATATCGCTGCTGATGCATTGCTCATTCAAGAAGCATTTATGTGCTCAAATCTTGTCACGGGTGATATTAAGGTAGGCACAATCGAACATGTGATGAGTGCAATTGCCGGTTTAGGAATTGATAATTTAATTGTGGAAGTATCTGCATCCGAAGTTCCTATTATGGATGGTAGTGCTGGTCCATTTATTTATTTGTTGATGCAAGGTGGTTTGCGTGAACAAGATGCTCCGAAAAAATTTATAAGAATATTAAAACCTGTTGCAGCTTTAATTGATGATAAAAAAGCTATTTTTAGTCCACATAATGGTTTTCAGCTCAACTTTACGATTGATTTTGATCATCCGGCATTTGCAAAAGAATATCAGTCAGCAACCATTGATTTTTCGACCGAAACGTTTGTGTATGAAGTCAGTGAGGCGCGAACTTTTGGATTTATGAAAGACTTAGACTACCTCAAAGCAAATAATTTGGCTTTAGGGGCGAGCCTAGATAATGCAATTGGTGTGGATGATACAGGAGTCGTGAACGAAGAAGGTTTACGATTTGCTGATGAATTTGTTCGACATAAAATTTTAGATGCAGTGGGTGATTTGTATCTACTTGGTCATCAAATTATTGCCAAGTTTGATGGGTACAAGTCAGGACATGCTTTGAATAATCAGCTATTACGCAATGTTCAAAGTGATCCGAGTAATTATGAAATTGTAACATTTGATGACGAGATGGACTGTCCAATTCCATACGTGAGTGTGACATAA
- the ftsA gene encoding cell division protein FtsA: protein MSEAVPSVVAIDIGTHKVSVLIGKIHAPDNIQVIGMATARNRGMNKGKIVSLDKVIAAIKNAVAEAENMAECRIHSAWVSIPSTELQSFYASGRTPVANPAHVITTNEVVRALELAKASHVTSDYYLASAVPLGFELGDSAEWVQNPINMTAHSMTGHYQLMMMPIATMQNLDRAMKGANIGVEKMVVSCLATAEASLLKDEKEYGVCLVDIGAGITNLAVYLDGRLALARTLQRGGEHVTRDIAAVLQTTTEEAERIKILHGCVDLSAVKPDHMIQVEGIDGPQTISRIELSEIIIARYEEIFSHIREELEQSGAIHGLYHGVVLTGDACQIEGMVSLARRMLGVSAHLGNPPLQVYADDQHQAALRRSMYATAAGLLMFSQSELQEAVEEPEEGSDRSVWERMVNGWNAFNSKLKAIF, encoded by the coding sequence ATGAGTGAAGCTGTTCCCTCAGTTGTTGCGATTGACATTGGGACGCATAAAGTTTCAGTTTTGATTGGAAAAATTCATGCGCCGGATAACATTCAGGTTATCGGTATGGCGACTGCTCGCAATCGAGGCATGAACAAAGGAAAAATTGTAAGTCTCGATAAAGTCATTGCTGCGATTAAAAACGCCGTTGCTGAAGCGGAGAATATGGCCGAGTGTCGCATTCATAGTGCATGGGTGTCTATTCCGAGTACCGAGTTGCAAAGTTTCTATGCCTCTGGTCGTACACCGGTTGCTAATCCAGCGCATGTGATTACAACGAATGAAGTTGTGCGTGCATTAGAATTAGCAAAAGCAAGCCATGTGACTTCTGACTATTATTTAGCGAGTGCAGTACCACTAGGTTTTGAGTTAGGTGACTCTGCTGAATGGGTTCAAAACCCAATCAATATGACTGCTCATAGCATGACTGGTCATTATCAGTTGATGATGATGCCGATTGCTACCATGCAAAACCTTGATCGTGCAATGAAAGGTGCGAACATTGGGGTTGAGAAAATGGTGGTTTCTTGCTTGGCAACTGCTGAAGCAAGTTTGCTTAAAGATGAAAAAGAATATGGTGTTTGTCTGGTTGATATTGGCGCAGGCATTACCAATCTGGCAGTTTATTTAGATGGTCGTTTAGCATTAGCGCGTACGTTACAGCGAGGCGGCGAGCATGTTACTCGTGATATTGCTGCCGTGTTGCAGACAACGACTGAAGAAGCTGAACGCATTAAAATTCTGCATGGCTGTGTTGATCTGAGTGCTGTTAAACCTGATCACATGATTCAGGTAGAAGGTATCGATGGCCCTCAAACCATTAGTCGAATTGAGTTGTCAGAAATTATTATTGCCCGTTATGAAGAGATCTTTAGCCATATTCGCGAAGAACTCGAACAAAGCGGTGCAATTCATGGTTTATATCATGGTGTTGTATTAACAGGCGATGCTTGCCAAATTGAAGGTATGGTAAGTTTAGCGCGTCGTATGTTAGGCGTGTCTGCTCATTTAGGTAATCCACCGTTGCAGGTGTATGCTGATGATCAGCACCAAGCTGCATTGCGTCGATCAATGTATGCAACAGCAGCTGGTTTGCTTATGTTTAGCCAAAGCGAGTTACAAGAAGCTGTTGAGGAACCTGAAGAGGGAAGTGACCGTTCGGTATGGGAACGAATGGTGAATGGCTGGAATGCGTTTAATAGCAAACTTAAAGCCATTTTTTAG
- the murC gene encoding UDP-N-acetylmuramate--L-alanine ligase, translating into MSPTTAANQAKKLIKVPEMRRIKHIHFVGIGGAGMCGIAEVLANQGYKISGSDIKASKTTQQLEENGIKVYIGHEAENIKNANVLVVSTAIDRENPEIKAAIEQRTPIVRRAEMLGELMRYRHGIAVAGTHGKTTTTSLLTTMLAEENLDPTYVIGGLLNSTGVNAALGESRFIVAEADESDASFLYLQPMAAIVTNIDADHMDTYEGSFDKLKDTFVQFLHNLPFYGLAVVCGDDANIREILPRVGRPVITYGFNEDNDIRAIDVEQDGMRSHFTVLRKGREPLRLTINQPGLHNILNALAAIGVATDEGVSDDAISRALKGFSGVGRRFQVQGEFELGEGNVKLVDDYGHHPKEVEATIKAARQSHPDRRLVMLFQPHRYSRTRDCFDDFIEVLSQVDQLLLLEVYPAGEKPIVGADSRTLARSIRLRGQVEPILVDPVEGNLQNIMQNVLQPNDLLLTQGAGNVGAISVELAQHHLYVK; encoded by the coding sequence ATGTCTCCAACAACAGCTGCAAACCAAGCAAAAAAATTGATTAAAGTGCCTGAAATGCGCCGTATCAAACACATTCATTTTGTGGGTATTGGTGGTGCAGGTATGTGTGGTATTGCTGAGGTGTTAGCTAACCAAGGATATAAAATTTCCGGTTCAGATATTAAAGCTTCTAAAACTACACAACAATTAGAAGAAAATGGCATTAAGGTCTATATCGGACACGAAGCAGAAAATATTAAAAACGCCAATGTTCTTGTGGTTTCAACTGCTATTGATCGAGAAAATCCGGAAATTAAAGCGGCGATTGAACAACGTACTCCGATTGTACGTCGTGCAGAAATGCTTGGTGAACTCATGCGTTACCGTCATGGTATTGCGGTAGCAGGTACTCATGGTAAAACGACAACAACCAGCTTGTTAACCACGATGTTAGCTGAAGAAAACCTTGATCCAACTTATGTGATCGGCGGTTTGCTTAACAGTACTGGTGTAAATGCAGCACTTGGCGAGAGCCGTTTTATTGTTGCTGAAGCTGATGAATCAGATGCTTCATTCCTTTATTTACAGCCAATGGCAGCGATTGTAACCAATATCGATGCTGACCATATGGACACCTATGAAGGTAGCTTTGATAAATTAAAAGATACCTTCGTACAGTTCTTACATAACTTACCGTTTTATGGTTTAGCGGTAGTTTGTGGTGATGACGCCAATATTCGTGAAATTTTACCGCGTGTGGGTCGTCCGGTTATTACTTATGGTTTTAACGAAGATAATGACATTCGTGCGATTGATGTGGAACAAGACGGTATGCGTTCGCACTTTACAGTGTTACGTAAAGGACGTGAGCCATTACGCCTAACGATCAATCAACCAGGTCTGCATAATATTTTAAATGCATTGGCTGCGATTGGTGTTGCAACCGATGAAGGCGTTTCAGATGATGCAATTAGCCGAGCATTAAAAGGCTTTAGCGGTGTTGGACGTCGCTTCCAGGTACAAGGTGAATTTGAGCTTGGTGAAGGTAATGTGAAATTAGTCGATGACTATGGACATCATCCGAAAGAAGTGGAAGCAACCATTAAAGCAGCTCGTCAAAGCCATCCAGATCGCCGTTTAGTGATGCTTTTCCAACCTCACCGTTATTCACGTACGCGTGATTGTTTCGATGACTTTATTGAAGTACTGTCACAAGTAGATCAATTATTATTATTGGAAGTTTATCCGGCTGGCGAAAAGCCAATTGTTGGTGCAGACAGTCGTACTTTGGCACGTAGTATTCGCTTGCGTGGTCAGGTTGAACCGATTTTGGTTGATCCTGTTGAAGGTAATTTGCAAAACATCATGCAAAATGTGTTACAACCAAATGACTTGTTATTAACACAAGGTGCAGGTAACGTGGGAGCAATTTCAGTAGAACTTGCACAGCACCATTTGTATGTGAAATAA
- the ftsZ gene encoding cell division protein FtsZ: MASFEFIEDELNDGNGQARFTVFGVGGGGGNAVQHMVQSDIQGVKFVCANTDKQALDCMNAPFKIQLGEQSTRGLGAGANPEVGQVAAEESREIIRQHLEGTDMVFVTAGMGGGTGTGAAPVVAEVAKEMGILTVGVVTTPFNFEGRRRQKSAERGIEALEAHVDSLIIIPNQRLLSVYGDISMKDAYKKADDVLLNAVRSIFDLVVNRGHINLDFADLKTAMSTRGYAMMGAGLGRGEDRARQAAEQAIRSPLLDNVNIINAKGVLINITGGDDITLRETEIITDVVNQIVDLDEGEIFYGTVFDPDARDELRVTVIATGLTRNAADAEPRKRNTVSHASTQSAQSVDEDDVPAINKRQNAETDVNNAPSSSPRSSPMSIQDYLKNQQRK, from the coding sequence ATGGCCTCATTTGAATTTATAGAAGATGAACTAAACGATGGCAACGGTCAAGCCCGTTTCACTGTATTTGGTGTAGGTGGCGGTGGCGGTAATGCCGTTCAGCACATGGTACAGTCTGATATTCAGGGTGTTAAATTCGTTTGTGCCAATACAGATAAACAAGCACTTGATTGCATGAATGCGCCTTTCAAAATTCAGTTAGGTGAGCAAAGTACACGTGGACTAGGTGCTGGCGCTAACCCTGAAGTGGGTCAAGTTGCAGCAGAAGAAAGCCGTGAAATTATTCGTCAGCACCTTGAAGGCACTGACATGGTATTTGTAACTGCTGGTATGGGTGGTGGTACAGGTACTGGTGCAGCTCCGGTTGTTGCTGAAGTTGCTAAAGAAATGGGGATTTTGACTGTTGGTGTAGTAACGACTCCATTTAACTTTGAAGGTCGTCGTCGTCAAAAGTCTGCTGAGCGTGGTATTGAAGCGCTTGAAGCACATGTTGATTCATTGATTATTATTCCTAACCAACGTTTGTTAAGCGTTTATGGTGATATTTCAATGAAAGATGCCTATAAAAAGGCAGATGATGTATTGTTAAACGCTGTACGCAGTATCTTTGACCTTGTGGTTAACCGTGGTCACATTAACCTTGACTTCGCCGATTTGAAAACTGCAATGAGTACTCGCGGTTACGCAATGATGGGTGCTGGTTTAGGCCGTGGTGAAGACCGTGCGCGTCAAGCTGCTGAACAGGCAATTCGTAGTCCATTACTTGATAATGTGAACATTATCAATGCGAAAGGCGTGTTAATTAACATTACTGGTGGTGATGACATCACATTACGTGAAACAGAAATCATTACTGATGTGGTTAACCAGATTGTTGATCTTGACGAAGGTGAAATCTTCTACGGTACAGTATTTGATCCAGATGCACGTGATGAATTACGCGTAACTGTGATTGCAACTGGTCTTACACGTAATGCAGCAGATGCAGAGCCAAGAAAGCGTAATACAGTAAGCCATGCATCGACTCAATCTGCACAATCTGTAGATGAAGATGATGTTCCTGCAATTAATAAACGTCAAAATGCTGAAACTGATGTGAATAATGCACCAAGTTCATCACCGCGTTCTTCGCCAATGAGCATTCAAGATTACTTGAAAAATCAGCAACGTAAGTAA
- the gshB gene encoding glutathione synthase, with protein sequence MRVLVVMDPIETVNLKKDSTMAMLWAASRRGHELGYALQQDLYIDQGKAYGLISPLEVFEDYSHYYELGEKRKESIAAYDVVLMRKDPPFDMNFVYTTYVLEQAEREGSWIINKPQSLRDCNEKLFATQFPELQVPTLVTSQQGLIREFIKEHGDVIVKPLDGMGGMGIFRLYQDGVNIGSTLEMLTELGTRPIMAQRYIPEIVEGDKRILMVNGEPIPYCLARIPQNGEVRGNLAAGGLGQARPLTENDKMIAAKIGPFLREKGLILVGLDVIGNYVTEINVTSPTCIREIDAQFGTSIADDLFDVLEAGRPA encoded by the coding sequence ATGCGTGTACTTGTCGTCATGGATCCGATTGAAACCGTAAATCTGAAAAAGGATTCAACCATGGCAATGTTGTGGGCGGCGAGCCGTCGTGGACATGAATTGGGTTATGCATTACAGCAAGATTTATATATCGATCAAGGTAAGGCTTACGGTCTAATCTCTCCCTTAGAAGTATTTGAAGATTACAGTCATTACTATGAGCTAGGCGAAAAGAGAAAAGAGTCTATTGCTGCTTATGACGTTGTACTCATGCGTAAAGACCCACCGTTTGATATGAATTTTGTCTATACAACTTACGTGCTTGAGCAAGCTGAACGCGAAGGTTCATGGATTATCAACAAACCTCAGTCACTGCGTGATTGCAATGAAAAACTCTTTGCAACGCAATTTCCAGAGCTACAAGTGCCTACACTTGTGACATCACAACAGGGTTTGATTCGCGAATTTATTAAAGAGCATGGCGATGTAATTGTTAAGCCACTTGATGGTATGGGTGGAATGGGTATTTTTCGTTTGTACCAAGACGGTGTAAATATTGGTTCTACCTTAGAAATGCTGACAGAATTAGGTACTCGCCCAATTATGGCACAGCGTTATATTCCTGAAATTGTAGAAGGGGATAAGCGTATTTTAATGGTGAATGGTGAACCTATTCCTTACTGTCTAGCACGTATTCCGCAAAATGGTGAAGTCCGCGGTAACTTGGCGGCTGGTGGTTTAGGCCAAGCTCGTCCACTGACTGAAAACGATAAGATGATTGCGGCTAAAATTGGGCCTTTCTTACGTGAAAAAGGTTTAATTCTTGTTGGACTAGATGTGATTGGCAATTATGTCACTGAAATTAATGTGACCAGCCCCACCTGTATTCGTGAAATTGATGCTCAGTTTGGTACATCGATTGCCGATGATTTATTTGATGTATTAGAAGCGGGTCGTCCTGCATAA
- a CDS encoding DciA family protein, with protein MSKPDNVFQQTGKHIKTGNLTFLTTQVAQWQRLTKIIQPLLPQPEQWQVVCYQNGSLIITGENQAMISQLSYLQSQYISKLSQLEGLKDLQRIQVRLRNKTTSITPPSEPSKSIPPETQEMLRSAADFVSDPKLSQALLRLASNKK; from the coding sequence ATGTCCAAACCCGATAACGTTTTTCAACAAACCGGAAAACACATAAAAACAGGAAACCTTACGTTTCTAACAACGCAAGTCGCGCAATGGCAAAGACTTACGAAAATAATCCAACCCTTATTGCCCCAACCGGAACAATGGCAGGTTGTGTGTTATCAAAATGGCTCTTTAATTATTACTGGTGAAAATCAGGCAATGATTAGTCAACTCAGCTATTTACAGAGCCAATATATATCTAAATTATCTCAACTTGAAGGATTAAAAGACTTACAAAGAATTCAAGTTCGTTTAAGAAATAAAACTACTTCTATAACGCCCCCATCTGAGCCTTCTAAATCCATCCCCCCGGAAACACAAGAAATGTTACGTAGTGCCGCCGACTTCGTGAGCGACCCTAAGCTTAGCCAAGCTTTACTACGTTTGGCAAGCAATAAAAAATGA
- a CDS encoding cell division protein FtsQ/DivIB: MAQLPASMRRKRAAITSIHEKTPTRKQKLANAGGWVLLVIAFLVLAVGIYGLYKVITDATVAKLEVVGSTTPVETQQVMRYVQPIVKDNYFTSDLEQIRDKALEISWVDRVVVSRAWPNGIRVRVMPRHAIARWGTGRLLSDGGDVFSEAEPRLHPELPLLHGPVSQSKMMMRRYNEINQLFHPVNLRLKELYLTERMTWFMQFDSGLRIIVDQDQTMNKLQRLSHLAQSDLKPVWTKISAIDLRYRNGLSIQWKNATPPKIVNGQFVVTSDDTSIAGGTKAKP, from the coding sequence ATGGCACAACTTCCGGCTTCCATGCGCCGTAAACGTGCGGCCATTACCTCCATTCATGAAAAAACGCCTACGCGTAAGCAGAAGCTTGCCAATGCCGGCGGATGGGTGTTGCTGGTTATTGCCTTTTTGGTCTTGGCGGTCGGAATTTACGGGCTATATAAAGTTATTACTGATGCAACTGTCGCAAAACTTGAAGTTGTAGGTTCAACAACTCCAGTTGAAACCCAGCAAGTGATGCGATATGTGCAACCCATTGTAAAAGATAATTACTTTACATCTGACTTAGAGCAGATCCGAGATAAAGCATTAGAAATTTCGTGGGTAGACCGAGTTGTTGTATCTCGTGCTTGGCCAAATGGTATTCGCGTTCGTGTTATGCCTCGACATGCTATCGCCCGTTGGGGAACAGGTCGCTTATTAAGCGATGGTGGCGATGTATTTAGTGAGGCAGAACCGAGACTTCATCCTGAGCTTCCGCTGTTACATGGCCCGGTAAGCCAGTCTAAAATGATGATGCGACGCTATAATGAAATTAATCAGTTATTCCATCCTGTTAATTTGCGTTTAAAAGAGTTATATCTAACAGAGCGAATGACTTGGTTTATGCAGTTTGACTCTGGTTTACGAATTATTGTTGACCAAGACCAAACGATGAATAAATTGCAACGTTTAAGTCACTTGGCACAATCTGACCTAAAACCTGTGTGGACGAAAATCTCAGCCATTGATTTGCGATATCGTAATGGATTATCTATTCAATGGAAGAATGCAACTCCACCTAAAATTGTGAATGGTCAGTTTGTTGTAACGAGTGATGACACAAGCATTGCAGGTGGTACAAAAGCAAAGCCATAA
- a CDS encoding D-alanine--D-alanine ligase, with amino-acid sequence MSNATKFGKVAVLLGGKSAERAVSLDSGQAVLDALLNSGVQAEAFDPQDRSVTELVNYDRAFIVLHGRGGEDGQIQGVLEWLNIPYTGTGVQGSAIGMDKVKTKQIWQGSDLPTAPYRIITKETDLDSVIAELGLPMIIKPVHEGSSVGMSKVEKAEDFAPAIEKATQHDAVVMAEKWITGREFTISFLNGQPLPVIRLQPPADVAFYDYEAKYERNDVEYGIPCGLSDAEEKKLQALSLRAFQAVGAEGWGRIDAMQDEQGNFWLLEVNTVPGMTSHSLVPKAAKAVGYSFDQLCVAILEQTLEGTA; translated from the coding sequence GTGTCAAATGCTACAAAATTCGGCAAAGTTGCTGTGTTACTTGGTGGAAAATCGGCTGAGCGTGCTGTGTCTTTAGATAGTGGTCAAGCAGTTTTGGACGCTTTGTTAAATTCAGGTGTTCAGGCTGAGGCATTTGATCCGCAAGACCGTAGTGTCACTGAACTTGTAAACTATGATCGTGCATTTATTGTCTTGCATGGTCGTGGTGGTGAAGATGGTCAGATCCAAGGTGTGCTTGAGTGGTTAAATATTCCTTATACAGGAACAGGTGTACAAGGTTCTGCGATTGGCATGGATAAAGTCAAAACCAAGCAAATCTGGCAAGGTAGCGATTTACCAACTGCACCATATCGTATTATTACTAAAGAAACTGATCTGGATTCGGTGATTGCCGAATTAGGTTTGCCAATGATTATCAAGCCTGTGCATGAAGGTTCAAGCGTAGGCATGAGTAAAGTTGAGAAAGCTGAAGATTTTGCGCCAGCAATTGAAAAAGCAACTCAGCACGATGCTGTAGTTATGGCAGAGAAGTGGATTACAGGTCGTGAATTTACGATTTCATTCTTAAATGGCCAGCCTTTACCTGTTATTCGTTTGCAGCCACCAGCAGATGTTGCTTTTTATGACTATGAAGCAAAATATGAGCGTAATGATGTCGAGTACGGTATTCCTTGTGGTCTGAGTGACGCAGAAGAGAAAAAATTACAAGCCTTAAGTTTACGTGCTTTTCAAGCCGTGGGTGCAGAAGGTTGGGGCCGTATTGATGCAATGCAGGATGAGCAAGGTAATTTCTGGCTTTTAGAAGTAAATACCGTGCCAGGTATGACTAGTCATTCGCTTGTGCCTAAGGCTGCCAAAGCTGTAGGTTATAGCTTTGACCAACTATGTGTCGCAATTCTTGAGCAAACATTGGAAGGTACGGCTTAA
- the murG gene encoding undecaprenyldiphospho-muramoylpentapeptide beta-N-acetylglucosaminyltransferase gives MTDSQQSKPKHVMMMAAGTGGHVFPALAVAKQLQQQGCQVSWLATPIGMENRLLKDQNIPIYQIDIQGVRGNGVIRKLAAPFKILKATFSAMRYMKQLKVDAVAGFGGYVAGPGGLAARLLGIPVLIHEQNAVAGFTNAQLSRVAKVVCEAFPNTFPVSEKVVTTGNPVRREITDILSPKWRYDERAQAGQPLNFLIVGGSLGAKALNERLPPALKQLQVPLNIFHQCGQQQVEATQALYADAPANLTVQVLPFIEDMAKAYSEADLIICRAGALTVTEVATAGVAAVFVPLPIAVDDHQTANAKFLADVGAAKICQQSTMTPDVLNQLFTTLTNRQLLTEMAVKARQHAQPDATQHVVDLIQKM, from the coding sequence GTGACCGATTCACAGCAAAGCAAACCTAAACATGTCATGATGATGGCTGCCGGTACTGGTGGACATGTTTTTCCAGCCCTCGCCGTAGCCAAACAACTTCAACAACAAGGTTGTCAGGTTTCATGGTTAGCCACGCCAATAGGTATGGAAAATCGTTTATTAAAAGATCAAAATATTCCAATATATCAAATTGATATTCAAGGTGTACGTGGAAACGGAGTCATTCGTAAGCTTGCTGCGCCTTTTAAAATCTTAAAAGCAACTTTTAGCGCTATGCGCTATATGAAACAGCTTAAGGTTGATGCGGTTGCTGGCTTTGGTGGTTATGTCGCAGGGCCGGGTGGCCTAGCGGCGCGTTTATTAGGTATTCCTGTACTTATTCACGAGCAAAATGCAGTTGCAGGTTTTACCAATGCACAGTTATCCCGTGTGGCGAAAGTAGTATGCGAAGCATTTCCCAATACTTTTCCTGTCAGTGAAAAAGTGGTGACCACTGGAAATCCGGTACGCCGTGAAATTACAGATATTTTAAGCCCAAAGTGGCGCTATGATGAGCGTGCGCAAGCGGGCCAGCCATTAAATTTTCTTATTGTTGGCGGCTCTTTAGGTGCCAAAGCACTCAATGAGCGTTTACCTCCAGCATTAAAACAACTTCAAGTTCCCCTCAATATTTTTCATCAGTGTGGTCAGCAACAAGTTGAGGCAACTCAAGCGTTGTACGCAGATGCGCCAGCAAACTTAACGGTGCAGGTTCTACCTTTTATTGAAGATATGGCAAAGGCATATAGTGAAGCAGACCTCATTATTTGCCGTGCTGGTGCTTTAACTGTGACTGAAGTTGCAACCGCAGGTGTGGCGGCAGTATTCGTACCGCTTCCTATTGCGGTAGATGACCACCAAACTGCAAATGCCAAATTTCTGGCCGATGTCGGTGCTGCAAAAATTTGCCAGCAATCGACTATGACGCCAGATGTTTTAAATCAATTGTTTACTACGCTGACCAACCGCCAGTTACTTACAGAAATGGCAGTGAAAGCGCGTCAACATGCCCAACCAGATGCAACTCAGCATGTGGTTGATCTTATTCAAAAAATGTAA